From the genome of Parasteatoda tepidariorum isolate YZ-2023 chromosome X1, CAS_Ptep_4.0, whole genome shotgun sequence, one region includes:
- the LOC107440031 gene encoding early growth response protein 1-A-like — protein sequence MILEEFVTTGDPRWDGPSCSGIPSGEALLTLFSTGEELDDKAKSDSIMFPGSVSQPQIASTSYREAYPSNSRSIRAEESNLWLSSEKSLNIMPPLTNLSTTGAILSQYPLPEATTSFQTNESALTQSAFSLAPDPMSQELLLHLNAHFDPPMYSSCSISTTDALFTTSSAQSLINPSPDELHFLTKQQWTQSDLCPSVSETPFKLDSTVSVRGSATLAEYNQSTSKGHEILNQAYQNSPVPLKLLPVKPRKYPNRPSKTPVHERPYACPINPCDRRFSRSDELTRHIRIHTGQKPFQCQVCMRSFSRSDHLTTHIRTHTGEKPFSCDICGRKFARSDEKKRHAKVHLKQKTKKYGRSVNDNNPDGNGMLLS from the exons ATGATTCTTGAGGAATTTGTGACAACGGGGGACCCCCGATGGGACGGACCTTCCTGCTCGGGTATTCCGAGTGGGGAGGCTTTACTCACACTTTTTTCAACAG GTGAAGAATTGGATGATAAAGCTAAATCTGATTCTATTATGTTCCCTGGTAGCGTTTCTCAACCACAAATTGCCAGCACATCTTATCGAGAAGCATACCCCAGCAATTCAAGATCAATTAGAGCGGAAGAAAGTAATCTGTGGCTGAGTTCAgagaaatcattaaatattatgcCACCTCTTACAAATTTAAGTACCACTGGTGCAATACTATCACAATACCCATTGCCCGAGGCTACAACTTCTTTTCAAACTAATGAATCAGCCCTTACGCAATCAGCTTTTTCATTAGCTCCAGATCCGATGTCGCAAGAGTTGCTTTTGCACTTAAATGCACATTTCGATCCCCCAATGTATAGCTCATGTTCCATATCTACAACAGATGCCCTTTTTACCACCTCATCAGCACAATCACTCATAAATCCTAGTCCAGatgaattgcattttttaacgaAACAACAATGGACCCAAAGTGACCTTTGTCCTAGTGTGTCTGAAACGCCATTTAAATTAGATTCTACGGTATCTGTAAGAGGGTCAGCCACACTTGCGGAATACAATCAATCTACAAGTAAAGGGCATGAGATATTAAATCAAGCTTACCAGAACAGTCCAGTTCCACTCAAACTTCTTCCAGTAAAGCCACGGAAATATCCTAATCGCCCTAGTAAGACACCAGTTCATGAAAGGCCATACGCTTGTCCAATCAATCCCTGTGACAGAAGATTTTCCCGAAGCGATGAATTAACGAGGCACATTCGAATTCATACTGGACAAAAACCATTCCAATGTCAAGTTTGCATGCGATCTTTTAGTCGATCCGATCATTTAACTACACATATACGCACACACACTGgagaaaaacctttttcatGTGATATATGTGGGAGAAAATTTGCCAGAAGTGACGAAAAAAAACGTCACGCGAAAGTTCATTTGaaacaaaagacaaaaaaatatggaCGTTCTGTAAATGACAACAATCCTGATGGAAATGGAATGTTGTTATCATAA